CCGCTGCTGCGCCTGGTGATGGCGGTACAGCTGCTGAGTTTACCTGGACTTGTCTGGCCACAGCTCAATAGTTCACTGGCGATAAATTTACCCGCTGTGCTGGTACTGTTGGTGTCCGCAGAGTTTATGCTGCGCGGGCTGTGCTCTCTGTTTGCCCCGCCTGGAGATGGCACGACAGAACCTGGGCTGATTCCAAAAAGCCAGCTGGCTGCCCAGCTAACCTGGCCCCCGCGCCCGCTCGGTTTTTTACAGCAGGAACTGCACCAGCGTTTTGGCATTGATCTTCGCCAGGTCTGGGCCTTCACCGTTTTAAAGCGCGCGTTTGTTCCGATGGTGACTCTGATGCTGCTTTGCGGCTGGTTGCTGACCGGGCTGCAGCAAATCTCAGCTACCGAACGCGGTGTGTATGAGCGCTTTGGCCGCTCTGTGGCGGTGCTTGAGCCGGGCCTGCACCTGGGGCTGCCCTGGCCGTTTGGTCGGGTACAGTTGACCGAAAATGGCCAGGTGCATGAGTTGGCCGCCGGGGAAGATCCGGCCAGTCAGCCGCCTGTAACACTCGCCGACGCCGAAGGTCCTGCCCCCGCGAGCGCCGACAGACTGTGGGACGCCACCCACAACTTCGACAAAGCGCAAATCATCGCCAGCCAAAGCGGGGATCAGCAAAGCCTGCAAATCGTTAACAGCGATGTGCGCTTTATGTGGCGTATTGGCCTGAGCGATAAAGCCGCGCTGGAGGCGACCTACCGGGCGGTGAACCTGCCGGATCTGGTGCGCAGCACCGCAAATCAGGTGCTGGTCCATCAGTTTTCGTCTTTAACGCTGGACGATGTACTGAGCGAGCGGCGGGACGATTTAGCCGGGCAGATTAACCAGGCCGTGCAGCAACAGCTGGATAGCCTGCACAGCGGCGTGGAAATTCTTTCTACCGTCGTGGAGGCGATTCATCCCCCTGCCGGTGCTGCCGATGCATTTCATGGCGTGCAGGCCGCGCAGATTGCCGCCCAGTCGCTAATCCTGAGGGAGCAGGGAAGTGCCGCAGAAAAAGCCGCGCTTGCCGCGACCAATGCCGTAGTGCGCGAGAACGCGGCGCAAATCAATGCCACTGAAGCGTTAAGCGAGGCTCAGGCAACGGCAACCCGCTTTGCCGCACAGAAAAATGCCTGGCAGCAAGCGGGGCAGGTTTTTATCGACGAACTTTGGTTCAAACAGCTTCAACTGGCGCTCAGCGGCCGCCCTCTGCTGCTCATTGACCAGCGGATTGGCGCCGGTTCACCACCCACGCTCGATCTGCGAGATTTCCCTACTTCTACCG
This Klebsiella michiganensis DNA region includes the following protein-coding sequences:
- a CDS encoding SPFH/Band 7/PHB domain protein — protein: MPPTRLPEAELLPQSLPARYSLAAVQARLAARAVFALTFLLFMMLLLALTVSILEPASRWVALLCSNAAALLLLVISLHAAQRICQWRSLKFSPSVQHEEVPKNPLLSWLTGLVPLNFARAEALLKADGIWSGALAALAFYIALSGWSSSYVPLLDNNNRWIAVACLAGSVFVLLVAERHLSAVPKEASPEAGPIAPLLRLVMAVQLLSLPGLVWPQLNSSLAINLPAVLVLLVSAEFMLRGLCSLFAPPGDGTTEPGLIPKSQLAAQLTWPPRPLGFLQQELHQRFGIDLRQVWAFTVLKRAFVPMVTLMLLCGWLLTGLQQISATERGVYERFGRSVAVLEPGLHLGLPWPFGRVQLTENGQVHELAAGEDPASQPPVTLADAEGPAPASADRLWDATHNFDKAQIIASQSGDQQSLQIVNSDVRFMWRIGLSDKAALEATYRAVNLPDLVRSTANQVLVHQFSSLTLDDVLSERRDDLAGQINQAVQQQLDSLHSGVEILSTVVEAIHPPAGAADAFHGVQAAQIAAQSLILREQGSAAEKAALAATNAVVRENAAQINATEALSEAQATATRFAAQKNAWQQAGQVFIDELWFKQLQLALSGRPLLLIDQRIGAGSPPTLDLRDFPTSTDAARRDAPAKPVQELSR